ACCCAGCAACCGGTCTTGATGGCCTTGCAGGGCACGAGCGGCGGGCACCGGGTCGTGGCCTATGCCGCGACCTTCGACGGCACAAAGACGGTGGTGTCGTTCGCCGATCCGAATGACCCTGGCGTCGCCAGGACCATGAACTTCGTCTCGGGCGTCGCGACGCCGGTCTCAATGCAGCAGAATGTCAGCAGCCCGGCGACGGCCTACGGGAAGGTCTGGGCCCTCGGCGTCACGGCGGAAGTCCCGCTTCGGCAAATCAATGCTCGGTGGCAAGAGTTTGTCGCGCGAACCTCAAGCAGGGACCGCTATCCCGCGACGTACCAGTTGGAGGATTCGCTCACCGTGGATCAGAGCTGGGCGCGCGTGGTGCCAGGTGACACGGTCTGGACCGGACAAGGACTCACCGTGCGCTTCATGTGCAGCGCGTGTACGGTGCGCGCTGTGGCCGGCACCGACCAGCAATTCGTCTACTTCTGGGAGGAGGACGGTAGCAGGCCAGTCTCCTCGCTTAACATTCCCGACGGCTTCTCCACCTACTTGATGGTGTTCAAGGCGCTCTCGCCGTATCCCGCGAGCGACCCCGGGCAGCTCGGTTTCGTCGACGTCCAGAAGATGACGGTCGGATATCACGTGCTGACCGTCACGGCGCCCGCTGGAATCACCGGGGCCGTTCCCGCCAAGCTGACGGCTCACCCAGGCGTCCTGGCCAGGGCGCAGTCGATCTATGTCTGGCGGTTCAACGATGGGACCACCCCCGCCACGGTGACGGTCACCGGCGATAGCACGGTGACGCATGCCTTTCCCGTTGGTGGGCCCTATACGGTGTCTGTCACCATGCGTGACCCGGTCCGCGCACCAGCCGCGACCGGCTTCGGGACGGCCACCGTGCCGGTCACGGCGGCGCCCACCAACTTCGCCTGGCGGTTCACGTCGGCCACGCTGGTCTCGTCGCAGTTGCCGCCTGGTGGCATCGGCAGCGAGAAGTCCGACACGACGATCTTCAACCTGTTCAACGGCTGGAGCCAGAGTCTCACGAGCACGCCACAGAACTCGTTGCTCTTCCTGTACAACGTTCCCAGTCCGACATGTCGCGCTCTATCTGGAGCAGTTCCCTCCAGGACAATATGCCCCCGTCCTCGATTCCTCCTTCTCGGGTGTGCTCAAGGCATTCCTCGGCTCCGACTGTCCGCCAGACCCCTCGTACATTTGGTCGTTGACGATGGGGACGCTGGGGAGCGGGACGCTGATCGCCTCGGCCGTGAACATTCCGCAGCCGGATGAGATTTCGCTCCCAGGTGGTTCACTGAATGCCACGATGTCAGGGCTCACGCTCACCGGCACGCTGATCTGGCCCGTGCGATACAGCAGTGGCCTTGCATACCCCACCTTCAGTTTCCAGGCGACGCGGGTGTTGCCCCCTCCGTAAGGCGGATGCGCGCTCGGGGCCAAGGTGTGCTCCAGTGCGCTTCAGGCTCGCGCCTTCTCCGCCACCTCCGGCTCGATTCCGGCGCGCCCCTCCCTCAGTCGTCCGGCCAGATGCGCTGCTCGGATCCGGACGCGCCAAAGGTGAATCGCATGCTGGCCCAGCCCGACACCGCGCAGCCCTGGTACAAGGCAGGCACGAAAATGAGGTCGCGGCTGAACTTCCTGAGTTTGCGCACGAATCCAGAGTCGGGCATCCCTGTCACGATCGTGCTGTCGACCTTCCCACGTCGATCGACTCGCATCGTCAACGTGACCAACGAATCGAGGTACTTCTTCGGTGGTTGCCCCTTGATGATGACCATGGAACGCACGTAGGGTTTCCAGTACACGCCGCGTGTCGTGTCGCCCGGAGCCGGCAGGAAGACCTCTGTGCACTCCACCTCCGGCCGACGCGGCGGTCGTTCGCCCGTTTGCACGACCAATTGCCCTGATGCGGGAGTGGCCACAGTGAGCAACGCCGCCAGGGCGAGAAGAAGCCGAGTCATCTGGTACTCCGAGGGTGGTGCCTACAATCCTGGCTGCAGGGGGTCGGTCGCGCGCCACCCGCGCGGCCCGATTATCATTGCCTCCTTCTCCAAACCCTTTCCCGAGACTGTCATGACCGCTCCTGCGCTGAACGCGACCAACCTGGGCTGCTCCATCACCTGCACCGACCTCGCGGCCTCGATCCGCTTCTACCGCGATGCCATCGGGTTCGCCGTGGCGCAGCAATTCGAGAACGAGGGGAAGGTCGTCGCCGCCGTGATCGTCGCCGGCAACTGCCAGTTCGTCCTCAACCAGGACGACGGCAAGCTCGGCTGGGACGCGCACCAAGGGGCAGGGCTTCTACCTGCAGATCAACGTCCCAACCTACGCCGACGTCGACAGCACCGCCGAGCGGATCAAGGCCAACGGCGGAACGCTGCTGAGCGAGCCGGCCGATCGCCCGTGGGGCGCGCGGATGTTCCAGTTCCAAGGATCTCGACGGCTTCAAGCTCGGCGTGTCGACGCCGTTGGTCGCGTAGGTCCGACGGACCGCTAGAGCCGAACGCCCTGGGGTGCGGTGAACGTCGGATCCTCGACGTTCCCCGTGTTCCGGGTCGCGGCGGGC
Above is a genomic segment from Gemmatimonadota bacterium containing:
- a CDS encoding PKD domain-containing protein; protein product: MRRPACLALLVAATACGGAAPVDPVPPPPPPPGSATGRPIFTSTAVGSGGGTIRYTKAGDPLDGLSITVPAGAYTGATSWTLVADSAAVPSLPTGFSQVGPTLLIGNGQGYASSNMTLTMPMQLAATETVAPFYFDPATNTLEGIPIVAATENSVTLATKHFSASQMAIPGSGPSLGTAPASLRQAFGDIHIVWVKTTTASLVGSWSSTFRPGVDDWEFTNYGDFVGPGGDCEGMSITAMFYHYYFHPTAAGKGLYHQFDTTLVNQWDNIQGIRFAGGVQGDYEEIWDSGVRQLYTLIEQGIAAGIQTKFLTSTWILLTLKLTQQPVLMALQGTSGGHRVVAYAATFDGTKTVVSFADPNDPGVARTMNFVSGVATPVSMQQNVSSPATAYGKVWALGVTAEVPLRQINARWQEFVARTSSRDRYPATYQLEDSLTVDQSWARVVPGDTVWTGQGLTVRFMCSACTVRAVAGTDQQFVYFWEEDGSRPVSSLNIPDGFSTYLMVFKALSPYPASDPGQLGFVDVQKMTVGYHVLTVTAPAGITGAVPAKLTAHPGVLARAQSIYVWRFNDGTTPATVTVTGDSTVTHAFPVGGPYTVSVTMRDPVRAPAATGFGTATVPVTAAPTNFAWRFTSATLVSSQLPPGGIGSEKSDTTIFNLFNGWSQSLTSTPQNSLLFLYNVPSPTCRALSGAVPSRTICPRPRFLLLGCAQGIPRLRLSARPLVHLVVDDGDAGERDADRLGREHSAAG